Proteins from a genomic interval of Pseudovibrio sp. Tun.PSC04-5.I4:
- the nthA gene encoding nitrile hydratase subunit alpha has translation MSSDQHTHNHHHDHSHLTETEARVRALESVLTEKGYIDSAAVDEIVQTYETKIGPQNGAHVVAKCWSDAKFKEWLETDSTAAIHSLGYTSRQGEHIDAVFNTDDVHHLTVCTLCSCYPWSVLGLPPTWYKSPPYRSRVVIDPRGVLEDFGLSLPETTKVEVHDSTSEIRYLVIPQRPAGTDDWSEEQLAKLVTRNSMIGTAMANKPEDQV, from the coding sequence ATGAGTTCAGATCAGCACACCCATAATCATCATCACGATCACTCGCATTTGACGGAAACTGAAGCGCGTGTGAGAGCGCTTGAAAGTGTCTTGACTGAGAAGGGCTACATAGACAGCGCGGCAGTCGATGAGATCGTACAGACATATGAAACGAAGATTGGGCCACAAAATGGTGCTCATGTCGTTGCCAAATGTTGGAGCGATGCCAAGTTTAAAGAATGGCTGGAAACGGATTCAACAGCAGCCATTCATTCACTTGGTTACACCTCGCGACAGGGCGAACACATAGACGCTGTTTTTAATACCGATGACGTTCATCATCTGACCGTCTGCACACTTTGCTCATGCTACCCTTGGTCAGTGCTCGGCCTTCCTCCAACTTGGTATAAATCTCCCCCCTACCGATCTCGCGTTGTCATTGATCCACGCGGGGTTTTGGAAGATTTTGGTTTATCCCTTCCCGAGACAACAAAAGTGGAAGTTCACGATTCGACCTCTGAGATCCGATATCTCGTTATCCCACAAAGACCGGCAGGAACGGATGATTGGTCTGAAGAACAATTGGCCAAGTTAGTTACCCGTAACTCTATGATCGGTACGGCTATGGCCAATAAACCGGAAGATCAAGTATGA
- a CDS encoding AAA family ATPase codes for MSEVVQKTYFDNLDLAIGSPFLTEWEFFAPHYATLAGQEEPGLRNRIADIEDEKKQKGISNKRLRELEEELARNHAKLSDCLQRKLYFTRLQLAFEDVEDAYDIIICDTPPSLGYLSNAASFAADHLLVTIHPQWIDCESMAQYLATSIAHNEFFESTVAKQLGPEYLVPKTLQYLITRHDNTSRPETDVVTMLRTQLQNVLTSTMLRSSAIAEAGNVQQTLYEAERSNFNGKTYDRALDSVNRVNSELEELLKSYWGRS; via the coding sequence ATGAGCGAAGTGGTTCAAAAGACCTATTTCGACAATCTTGATCTGGCGATCGGCAGCCCGTTCCTGACCGAATGGGAATTCTTTGCGCCGCACTATGCAACGCTTGCGGGGCAGGAAGAACCGGGCCTGCGTAATCGTATTGCAGATATTGAAGATGAGAAAAAGCAAAAGGGTATCAGTAATAAGCGGCTGCGTGAGTTGGAAGAAGAGCTGGCCCGCAACCATGCAAAGCTTTCGGACTGTCTGCAACGCAAGCTCTACTTTACCCGTCTTCAGCTTGCGTTTGAGGATGTTGAAGATGCCTATGATATTATCATCTGCGACACGCCGCCGAGCCTGGGTTATTTATCCAATGCCGCGTCCTTTGCAGCTGATCACCTGTTGGTGACCATTCACCCGCAATGGATCGATTGTGAATCCATGGCGCAGTATCTGGCGACCTCCATTGCCCACAACGAGTTCTTCGAAAGCACAGTGGCCAAACAACTTGGTCCCGAATATCTGGTACCTAAGACGTTACAATATCTGATCACCCGTCATGACAACACCAGCCGTCCGGAAACAGACGTGGTGACCATGCTGCGTACTCAGCTGCAAAATGTCCTAACCAGCACGATGCTGCGCAGCTCCGCTATTGCTGAAGCAGGCAATGTTCAGCAAACGCTTTATGAAGCTGAACGTTCCAACTTCAACGGCAAGACTTATGATCGCGCGCTGGATTCTGTGAACCGGGTTAACAGTGAACTCGAAGAGCTTT
- a CDS encoding SH3-like domain-containing protein: MISEAEIAAATMIDAPIPVKGKLEAQDVNAVLFAGGPANRDPQGSPTWSVGDQIKTTNNHPKTHTRLPRYARDKNGQITKIHGFHVFPDSNSQGQGEDPNWLYQVTFKSRDLWGDQGNDVDTMSLDLWEPYLRANL; this comes from the coding sequence ATGATTTCTGAAGCGGAAATCGCCGCTGCGACCATGATTGATGCGCCTATACCAGTAAAAGGAAAATTGGAAGCGCAGGATGTAAATGCCGTGCTGTTTGCTGGTGGGCCGGCCAATAGAGACCCGCAAGGCAGCCCAACTTGGAGTGTGGGAGATCAGATCAAAACAACCAATAATCATCCCAAAACCCATACGCGGTTACCGCGATATGCTCGCGATAAAAATGGCCAAATTACCAAAATCCATGGCTTTCATGTATTTCCTGATAGCAATTCACAAGGTCAAGGTGAGGACCCTAATTGGCTTTACCAAGTTACCTTTAAATCTCGCGATCTCTGGGGTGATCAAGGAAATGATGTCGACACAATGTCACTTGACTTGTGGGAACCGTATCTGAGAGCAAACTTATGA
- a CDS encoding SH3-like domain-containing protein: protein MNGGADLGGMMGFGPVNEEQNEPLFHAVWEGRALGMTIALGACCQWNLDMSRFARESMQPAEYMQTPTIKFGWNLLSD from the coding sequence ATGAACGGCGGCGCTGATCTCGGCGGAATGATGGGGTTCGGTCCAGTGAACGAAGAGCAAAATGAGCCACTCTTTCATGCAGTGTGGGAAGGACGGGCGTTAGGAATGACGATTGCCCTGGGTGCTTGCTGTCAATGGAATCTTGATATGTCCAGGTTCGCCAGAGAGAGCATGCAACCCGCTGAATATATGCAAACCCCTACTATAAAATTTGGATGGAATCTGCTGTCCGATTGA
- a CDS encoding nitrile hydratase accessory protein, with protein sequence MNSPNLSVLPAIILQDDKPVFNEPWEAQAFAMAVNLHQNGAFGWDEWASALSFEIHSGVERSYYQHWLSALEKLVSDKSLTTRADLEATKTAWHTAASATPHGEPIVLK encoded by the coding sequence ATGAACAGTCCAAACTTAAGTGTTTTGCCTGCCATCATTCTCCAAGATGATAAGCCCGTGTTTAACGAACCTTGGGAAGCCCAAGCTTTTGCAATGGCTGTGAACCTTCATCAAAACGGAGCATTCGGATGGGATGAATGGGCAAGTGCCTTGTCGTTTGAAATCCATTCAGGAGTAGAGCGCAGCTATTATCAACACTGGCTGTCGGCTCTCGAAAAATTGGTATCCGACAAGTCATTAACGACCAGAGCGGATCTTGAAGCAACAAAAACTGCGTGGCACACAGCAGCATCTGCAACTCCGCATGGTGAGCCGATAGTTTTGAAATAG
- a CDS encoding AAA family ATPase — protein sequence MDTETLEHGIMLSQMKADHKALSSTLAALAQSQFPPKAEKNLRKFAASEAAIYLGITPRYLALTADEMGLEVEKVGRGERRYYSLEQMNQIRVYLAEKAGDDTAKALNYDPRRKADEDIQIIACSNFKGGSAKTCTSVHLAQYMALQGYRILLVDLDPQGSASSMLGLFRKWCQKMILFLHQ from the coding sequence ATGGACACTGAGACACTAGAGCATGGTATTATGCTTTCGCAGATGAAGGCAGACCATAAGGCTTTATCCAGCACGCTTGCGGCGCTGGCACAGTCTCAGTTCCCTCCAAAAGCGGAAAAGAACCTGCGCAAATTTGCAGCGTCAGAGGCGGCAATTTATTTGGGCATCACCCCTCGCTATCTCGCCTTGACCGCTGATGAAATGGGGCTTGAAGTCGAGAAGGTCGGCCGCGGCGAGCGTCGTTACTACTCTCTTGAACAAATGAATCAGATCAGGGTATATCTAGCTGAAAAAGCGGGTGATGATACCGCCAAGGCGCTGAATTATGATCCGCGCCGCAAAGCAGATGAAGACATTCAGATCATTGCCTGCTCCAACTTTAAAGGTGGCTCAGCCAAGACCTGTACATCGGTTCATTTGGCGCAATATATGGCATTGCAGGGCTACAGGATTTTGCTAGTTGATTTGGATCCGCAAGGGTCGGCATCCAGTATGCTCGGTTTGTTCCGGAAATGGTGTCAGAAGATGATTCTCTTTTTGCATCAATAA